From a region of the Armatimonas rosea genome:
- a CDS encoding AfsR/SARP family transcriptional regulator gives MENWHFELFGGVRARRGSLVLDELAGRKTGALLALLALAPGRLRPREEVIDLIWPEIDFDDARNRFKQTLAVLRKQLEPAGTAPGSVLIADRLQVGLASSVQVDVVAFQEALRRAASAKDSLAQAGHLDSALALYQGELAPGFYLDALLSERERLAALAESARERRQALEPALLLSVFTESRKEEGQAQTEWAPVLQRPLNAFFGRQWEKDEIVRLLREHRLVTILGPGGTGKTRLVQELEGIRFLSLSSLREGSRLHEALVAALELPPSDEATLVRLRAALEGQTLALDNFEQLVATGGPEAVDALQRAIPTLRLIVTSRIKLNLAAEQVFPLSPLVAEDAVALFCDRAQRARPDFTLTDKNKSIVTDLCRRLDGLPLALELAAARMAILTPAQILERLSRRFDLLADKRRDREARHTSLRAALDWGWSLLAPDVQYFFTQLCIFRGSFSVEAAETITGELLAIDYLQALVDSSFLRADGERFRLLETLREYGLERLSPLESARLTQAHAEFFLACLKDWQPLLTGGQITQGIQSFKQAQDNVSAALERTLSLSPALATALCLAANPFWKVTYSRQLALAYLTQTLAQATAAGVAEGELAALHGCLGPAYLDLGDYSTARFHQQQSYEYNRRLLEERTTAGASEAALLPLRETIAEELNNLGNLLYFETRFDEAVAHYEEARLCNQALGNDVRLARNYSGLFCVFASRGHLTTNAQERRTYFEQAQHFAEEGTAVCRRAQQDFTLCFMLRGQAFLLPLLGEPERALPLLHEGFALSCALENWPIVADCLTCYCHQAIRGEHWEEAAQLQGAETALREQWNTHAGWEAPPDDEGVHTRPFANLPERLGQERYEALYQAGFHASLDSLKALVATLPHASPFEK, from the coding sequence GTGGAGAACTGGCATTTCGAGCTTTTTGGGGGAGTTCGTGCCCGGCGAGGGAGCCTGGTTCTAGACGAGCTCGCGGGCCGGAAGACAGGGGCACTGCTAGCACTGCTCGCCCTTGCACCAGGTCGCCTGCGCCCCCGCGAGGAAGTGATCGACCTCATCTGGCCCGAGATTGACTTCGACGATGCGCGTAACCGTTTTAAGCAGACCCTCGCCGTTCTTCGAAAACAGCTCGAACCCGCGGGCACCGCTCCGGGGAGTGTCCTGATCGCGGACCGCCTCCAGGTAGGGCTCGCAAGCTCCGTCCAGGTCGATGTGGTCGCGTTTCAGGAGGCGCTCCGGCGCGCCGCGAGTGCCAAGGACAGCCTCGCTCAGGCAGGGCATCTGGATAGCGCACTGGCGCTCTACCAGGGAGAGCTCGCCCCCGGCTTCTACCTGGATGCGCTGCTCAGTGAGCGAGAGCGGCTCGCCGCACTGGCAGAGAGCGCCCGTGAGCGACGACAAGCGCTTGAGCCTGCTCTGCTCCTGTCAGTCTTTACGGAGAGTAGGAAAGAGGAGGGGCAGGCACAGACGGAGTGGGCTCCGGTTCTCCAACGTCCTCTCAATGCCTTCTTTGGCCGCCAATGGGAAAAAGATGAGATTGTTCGTCTCTTACGCGAGCACCGGCTGGTTACCATACTGGGACCGGGTGGCACGGGCAAGACGCGGCTGGTGCAGGAGCTAGAGGGCATTCGCTTCCTCTCCCTGAGCTCCCTTCGCGAGGGCTCGCGGCTCCACGAAGCGCTGGTCGCTGCTCTAGAGCTACCGCCCTCCGATGAGGCCACACTCGTCCGTCTCCGGGCGGCCTTGGAGGGCCAGACACTGGCACTGGACAACTTCGAGCAGCTCGTGGCCACTGGCGGCCCCGAGGCAGTCGATGCGCTTCAGCGAGCGATCCCGACCCTGCGGCTGATTGTCACCTCCCGCATCAAGCTCAACCTCGCGGCGGAGCAGGTCTTCCCGCTCTCCCCTCTGGTCGCCGAAGACGCTGTCGCGCTCTTCTGTGACCGGGCACAGCGGGCTCGCCCGGACTTCACCCTCACCGATAAAAATAAAAGTATCGTCACCGACCTCTGTCGTCGCCTAGATGGCCTGCCCCTCGCTCTGGAGCTGGCGGCGGCGCGCATGGCTATTCTCACCCCCGCACAGATTCTGGAGCGCCTCTCCCGCCGCTTTGACCTGCTGGCGGACAAGCGAAGGGATCGAGAGGCACGCCACACCAGCCTCCGTGCCGCCCTCGACTGGGGCTGGAGCCTCCTGGCTCCCGATGTCCAGTACTTCTTCACGCAGCTGTGCATCTTCCGAGGCAGCTTTTCCGTCGAGGCCGCTGAGACGATCACCGGGGAGCTGCTTGCCATTGACTATCTCCAGGCCCTGGTAGATAGCTCGTTTTTAAGAGCTGACGGGGAGCGCTTTAGGCTCCTGGAGACCCTGCGCGAGTACGGCCTAGAGAGGCTCTCCCCCCTCGAGTCCGCGCGACTCACTCAGGCCCACGCCGAGTTTTTTCTGGCCTGCTTGAAAGACTGGCAGCCCCTCCTCACTGGTGGCCAGATCACTCAGGGCATCCAGTCTTTCAAGCAGGCCCAGGATAATGTCAGCGCCGCCCTTGAGCGAACTCTCTCCCTATCGCCTGCCCTAGCAACCGCCCTGTGCCTGGCGGCCAACCCCTTCTGGAAGGTCACCTACTCACGACAGCTTGCCTTGGCCTACCTCACCCAGACGCTTGCTCAGGCCACTGCCGCCGGTGTCGCTGAAGGGGAGCTAGCAGCCTTGCATGGGTGTCTGGGACCAGCCTACCTAGACCTAGGCGACTATAGCACCGCACGCTTTCACCAGCAGCAGTCCTACGAGTACAACCGGCGCTTGCTGGAGGAGCGCACGACAGCAGGCGCGAGTGAGGCTGCGCTTCTTCCCCTCCGAGAGACCATCGCCGAGGAGCTCAATAACCTAGGCAACCTACTCTACTTCGAGACGCGCTTCGACGAGGCTGTTGCCCACTACGAAGAGGCACGACTCTGCAACCAAGCCCTCGGCAACGATGTGCGGCTGGCGCGCAACTACAGCGGCCTCTTTTGTGTCTTCGCCTCCCGTGGCCACCTCACCACCAACGCGCAGGAGCGGCGCACTTACTTTGAACAAGCCCAGCACTTCGCAGAGGAGGGGACTGCCGTGTGCCGTCGTGCCCAGCAGGACTTTACCTTGTGCTTTATGCTACGCGGCCAGGCGTTTCTCTTGCCTCTCTTGGGCGAGCCCGAACGAGCCCTCCCCCTGCTTCACGAGGGATTTGCGCTCTCATGCGCCCTCGAAAACTGGCCTATTGTCGCCGACTGCCTGACATGCTACTGCCACCAGGCCATCCGTGGGGAGCACTGGGAGGAGGCTGCTCAGCTTCAAGGCGCGGAGACGGCGCTTCGTGAGCAGTGGAACACCCACGCAGGCTGGGAGGCTCCTCCCGACGACGAAGGGGTCCACACACGCCCCTTCGCCAACCTCCCGGAGCGCCTGGGCCAGGAGCGCTACGAGGCGCTCTATCAGGCAGGCTTCCATGCCTCGCTAGACTCCCTGAAGGCTTTAGTAGCCACCCTTCCCCACGCGAGCCCCTTCGAAAAATAG